One window of Campylobacter sp. RM12651 genomic DNA carries:
- a CDS encoding bifunctional 5,10-methylenetetrahydrofolate dehydrogenase/5,10-methenyltetrahydrofolate cyclohydrolase yields the protein MILDGKKLSKELYAQLKLKINELKTKPCLAVILVGDDYASGVYVRSKLKACNELGIISKDYKLDSSISEEELLKIIRDLNDDDGVDAILVQLPLPNHINKDNIINAINPIKDVDGFTPLNLGLVLANLKPHFYACTPLGIDILMKHYGISVKGKNICIINDSIIVGRPLAAMMINEGASVSVCHKYTKDLKEHTLNADILISATGVIHLINDDFIKDGAILIDVGICKEIDGKKLSGDYLKTSNKASMITPVPGGVGPMTIYALMQNTYEARLKKEENARK from the coding sequence TTGATACTAGATGGAAAAAAATTAAGCAAAGAATTATACGCACAATTAAAACTCAAAATTAATGAGCTAAAAACCAAACCTTGCTTAGCTGTAATTTTAGTAGGAGATGATTATGCTAGTGGGGTTTATGTAAGAAGTAAATTAAAAGCTTGTAATGAATTAGGAATAATTAGTAAAGATTATAAGCTAGATAGTAGTATTAGCGAAGAAGAATTATTAAAAATCATAAGAGATTTAAATGATGATGATGGTGTAGATGCTATCTTAGTGCAACTACCTTTACCAAATCATATCAATAAAGACAATATCATAAACGCTATAAATCCTATTAAAGATGTAGATGGTTTTACTCCACTTAATTTAGGTTTAGTTTTAGCGAATTTAAAACCACATTTTTATGCTTGCACCCCGCTTGGAATTGATATTTTGATGAAGCATTATGGTATCAGTGTAAAAGGCAAAAATATTTGCATAATAAACGATAGTATCATAGTAGGTCGCCCACTTGCTGCTATGATGATTAATGAAGGTGCAAGTGTTAGCGTATGCCACAAATATACAAAAGATTTAAAAGAGCATACTTTAAACGCTGATATTTTAATAAGTGCTACAGGTGTAATTCATCTAATAAATGATGATTTTATAAAAGATGGAGCTATTTTAATTGATGTTGGGATTTGCAAAGAAATTGATGGCAAAAAACTATCAGGAGATTATCTTAAGACAAGTAATAAAGCTAGTATGATTACTCCAGTTCCTGGCGGAGTAGGACCTATGACTATTTATGCACTAATGCAAAACACATATGAAGCAAGATTAAAAAAGGAAGAAAATGCAAGAAAATAA